In Ciconia boyciana chromosome 3, ASM3463844v1, whole genome shotgun sequence, a genomic segment contains:
- the HNRNPLL gene encoding heterogeneous nuclear ribonucleoprotein L-like, whose protein sequence is MSSSSSGERYEEEEEEEDGAYESQAKRLKPSAAAEEGEIEYSGAEESESRRDKPPPSRGGGFSGGDAGGSHHKVSVSPVVHVRGLCESVVEADLVEALEKFGTICYVMMMPFKRQALVEFENVESAKKCVTFAADEPVYIAGQQAFFNYSTSKRITRPGNTDDPSGGNKVLLLSIQNPLYPITVDVLYTVCNPVGKVQRIVIFKRNGIQAMVEFESVFCAQKAKAALNGADIYAGCCTLKIEYARPTRLNVIRNDNDSWDYTKPYLGRRDRGKGRQRQAILGEHPSSFRHDGYGSHGPLLPLPSRYRMGSRDTPELVAYPLPQASSSYMHGGNPSGSVVMVSGLHQLKMNCSRVFNLFCLYGNIEKVKFMKTIPGTALVEMGDEYAVERAVTHLNNVKLFGKRLNVCVSKQHSVVPSQIFELEDGTSSYKDFAMSKNNRFTSAGQASKNIIQPPSCVLHYYNVPLCVTEETFVKLCEDHEVLSFIKYKVFDPKPSAKTLSGLLEWECKTDAVEALTVLNHYQIRVPNGSNPYTLKLCFSTSSHL, encoded by the exons ATGTCGTCGTCGTCGTCTGGAGAGCGGtacgaggaagaggaggaggaggaggacggcgCCTACGAGAGCCAGGCCAAGCGGCTGAAGCCCAGCGCCGCTGCCGAGGAAGGCGAGATCGAGTACAGCGGCGCGGAGGAGAGCGAGAGTCGGCGGGACAAGCCCCCCCCGTCGCGCGGAGGGGGCTTCTCAGGCGGG GATGCTGGCGGAAGTCATCACAAAGTCTCTGTTTCTCCTGTCGTCCATGTCCGAGGGCTGTGTGAATCAGTTGTGGAAGCAGATCTTGTGGAAGCTCTTGAAAAGTTCGGAACCATATG CTATGTCATGATGATGCCATTTAAGCGCCAGGCTCTGGTGGAGTTTGAAAACGTAGAAAGTGCAAAGAAATGTGTAACGTTTGCAGCAGATGAACCTGTATACATTGCTGGACAGCAAGCCTTTTTCAACTACTCAACAAGTAAGAGGATTACTCGGCCAGGGAACACTGATGACCCATCTGGTGGAAATAAAGTTCTCCTGTTGTCAATTCAGAATCCTCTCTACCCAATTACAGTg GATGTCTTGTATACTGTGTGCAACCCCGTTGGAAAAGTTCAGCGCATTGTTATATTCAAGAGAAATGGAATACAAGCTATGGTTGA GTTTGAATCAGTGTTTTGTGCCCAGAAGGCGAAGGCTGCACTCAATGGAGCAGATATCTATGCAGGATGCTGCACACTAAAAATTGAATATGCAAGG CCAACTCGACTTAATGTCATTAGAAACGACAACGATAGTTGGGACTACACTAAACCATATCTGGGCCGACGAG ACAGAGGGAAGGGCCGCCAGAGGCAAGCTATTTTGGGAGAGCACCCATCATCATTTAGACATGATGGTTATG GGTCACATGGTCCTTTGTTGCCCTTGCCGAGCCGGTACCGAATGGGATCTCGGGACACTCCAGAACTTGTTGCTTATCCGTTGCCCCAGGCATCCTCCTCTTACATGCATGGTGGAAATCCTTCTGGGTCAGTTGTCATGGTTAGTGGGTTGCATCAGCTAAAGATGAACTGTTCAAGGGTCTTCAATCTGTTCTGCTTGTATGGAAACATTGAGAAG GTAAAATTTATGAAGACTATTCCAGGCACGGCACTGGTTGAAATGGGTGATGAGTATGCTGTGGAAAGAGCTGTCACACATCTCAATAATGTCAAGTTATTTGGAAAGAGACTTAATGTCTG TGTTTCCAAGCAGCATTCAGTAGTTCCAAGCCAGATATTTGAACTGGAGGATGGCACAAGTAGTTACAAGGATTTTGCAATGAGTAAGAATAATCGCTTCACCAGTGCTGGCCAAGCATCTAAGAACATCATCCAACCACCCTCTTGTGTGCTGCATTATTATAATGTTCCCCTGTGTGTAACTGAAGAAACATTTGTAAAG TTATGTGAGGATCATGAAGTTCTCAgctttattaaatacaaagtgTTTGATCCAAAAC CTTCTGCCAAAACACTGTCTGGTCTGTTGGAATGGGAATGTAAGACAGATGCAGTGGAAGCTCTCACTGTACTTAATCACTACCAGATAAGAGTCCCAA ATGGCTCCAACCCTTATACCTTGAAACTTTGCTTCTCTACTTCATCCCATTTATAA